Proteins from one Desulfonema limicola genomic window:
- a CDS encoding Rad52/Rad22 family DNA repair protein has translation MTTNPLAYINLEDLGKPFPEQDIEWRVQRAGVSGNRPWAMVLAYVTNRAIMDRLDMVVGPTSWKNEYKAGPEGGTLCGLSIKIGSEWITKWDGAENTHIEAVKGGLSGAMKRSAVHWGIGRYLYKLEATFAIITPNGKYYQKEKKNQYPSFKWSPPRLPDWAVARPEESQTASKNYNTPKQSAQQKTPGKTMIDEVQHRILEDAITNLAILNKLDKAQFRTRVRAFCMKKWGIHNWWRNNRPGIDVENYNILMNKLGEFASKMKQEEQEDKATVSNAHMKGTKASYEMDNLASHPHHDRIGDA, from the coding sequence ATGACAACAAATCCGTTAGCATACATAAATCTTGAAGATTTGGGAAAACCATTTCCAGAACAAGATATTGAATGGAGAGTTCAAAGAGCAGGAGTAAGTGGTAATCGTCCCTGGGCAATGGTTCTTGCTTACGTGACCAATCGTGCAATTATGGACAGGCTGGATATGGTCGTTGGGCCTACAAGCTGGAAAAACGAATATAAAGCGGGTCCCGAAGGTGGAACCCTTTGTGGTTTATCCATTAAAATTGGAAGTGAATGGATTACAAAATGGGACGGAGCGGAAAACACACATATTGAAGCTGTTAAAGGGGGACTTAGTGGTGCAATGAAACGTTCCGCAGTGCATTGGGGTATAGGTCGTTATCTGTATAAACTTGAAGCGACATTCGCAATAATCACTCCAAATGGAAAATATTATCAGAAAGAAAAGAAAAATCAGTATCCGAGTTTTAAGTGGTCTCCACCAAGATTACCAGATTGGGCAGTTGCAAGGCCGGAAGAAAGTCAAACAGCATCAAAGAATTATAATACTCCAAAACAATCAGCACAACAAAAAACACCAGGAAAAACAATGATTGATGAAGTTCAACATCGTATCCTTGAGGATGCAATCACAAATCTGGCAATTTTAAATAAGCTGGATAAAGCTCAATTCAGAACAAGAGTTCGAGCCTTTTGTATGAAGAAATGGGGCATCCATAACTGGTGGAGAAATAACCGACCCGGTATAGATGTTGAGAATTATAATATTCTTATGAACAAGCTTGGAGAATTTGCAAGTAAAATGAAGCAAGAGGAACAGGAAGATAAAGCCACTGTTTCTAATGCTCATATGAAGGGAACAAAGGCAAGTTACGAAATGGATAATTTAGCTTCACATCCCCATCACGATAGAATTGGAGATGCATAA
- a CDS encoding PD-(D/E)XK nuclease family protein, with product MTNIQLKTLAQLKESLHISYSQISCYMNCPLKYMFRYVKGFPPERVSSALIFGKSIHTGIEHFYITYKRKQEKADVKTVQELFADVFSSEINKSEVPVIFRKDENKDTEIEMGKSMLKSFCRSAKLKDTQIIGVEMPLSARLYTDKGKPTDFVIIGVIDALIKNCDGDIVAIDNKTALRAKSSEEVEKDLQFSVYGYLLCANKYVAKTDDAYCRMDVLRKLKRPKVEKYGTIRTPSDRKRLAKIAVNVLTAIENQAFYPVRSWMCSGGCEYKNACYSW from the coding sequence ATGACCAATATACAACTTAAAACTTTGGCACAATTAAAAGAAAGTCTGCATATCAGCTATTCTCAGATTTCCTGTTATATGAATTGTCCACTAAAATATATGTTCAGATATGTAAAAGGTTTCCCGCCAGAGCGAGTTTCATCTGCTCTTATTTTTGGCAAAAGCATACACACAGGTATTGAGCATTTCTACATCACATACAAAAGAAAACAAGAAAAGGCAGATGTTAAAACTGTTCAAGAATTATTCGCTGATGTTTTTAGTAGTGAAATTAATAAATCTGAGGTTCCAGTAATATTCAGGAAAGATGAGAATAAAGATACCGAGATAGAAATGGGTAAATCAATGCTTAAATCCTTTTGCCGGTCTGCGAAGTTGAAGGATACGCAGATTATAGGCGTTGAGATGCCACTGAGCGCACGTCTTTATACTGACAAAGGGAAACCTACGGATTTTGTTATTATCGGCGTTATAGACGCTCTTATAAAGAATTGCGATGGTGATATTGTTGCCATAGACAATAAGACAGCTTTACGTGCAAAAAGCTCAGAAGAAGTAGAAAAAGATTTGCAATTCAGTGTTTACGGGTATCTTCTTTGCGCTAACAAATACGTTGCTAAAACTGATGATGCGTATTGTCGAATGGATGTTCTTCGCAAGTTGAAACGTCCAAAGGTTGAAAAATACGGCACAATAAGAACACCATCAGACCGAAAACGTCTTGCGAAAATTGCTGTTAATGTTCTCACTGCTATTGAAAATCAGGCTTTTTATCCTGTGAGAAGCTGGATGTGTTCTGGTGGATGTGAGTACAAAAATGCCTGTTATTCCTGGTAA